One Pseudodesulfovibrio cashew DNA window includes the following coding sequences:
- a CDS encoding HD-GYP domain-containing protein, protein MIKKVAIDELKPGMEIVRLSSDVWEHLPNLYTVPGVIRSDAQIARIRNEGFRHAFIEVRVPGEPPLEKRLDQLLKETGESPPVRERVPFEEEIEVAQEAYEKVMTQAHRVIHDAKLGRKVDYAASVEAVDEIVASAVRNPNTLLCLSKLSRFDDYTYSHCINVSAIAVVFGEYLGLSHHDLNQLGVAGLMHDLGKTAVPERIINKRARLNDNEFAEIKRHPEYGFEILKKQETVPDEILLAVRDHHEKFNGSGYPGHRTREGTSPLARIISLADVYDALTSDRSYKDAILPNKALAIMYGMRGQDFDPLEVQNFIKCLGIFPSGSLVKLSSGFYGVVYESNPAQPLLPKIKIILDQDLHPIPSELVDLAARHAMGGEDLEILECADPASYRINLKPYLTRRR, encoded by the coding sequence ATGATCAAGAAGGTTGCCATAGACGAGCTGAAACCGGGCATGGAAATCGTCCGGCTGTCCAGCGACGTGTGGGAACACCTGCCCAACCTCTATACCGTGCCCGGCGTCATCCGCTCCGACGCCCAGATCGCCCGCATCAGGAACGAGGGGTTCCGCCACGCCTTCATCGAGGTCCGCGTGCCCGGCGAGCCGCCCCTGGAAAAACGGCTGGACCAACTGCTCAAGGAGACGGGAGAATCCCCCCCGGTCAGGGAACGCGTGCCCTTCGAGGAAGAGATCGAAGTGGCCCAGGAAGCCTATGAAAAGGTCATGACCCAGGCCCACCGGGTCATCCACGACGCCAAGCTGGGACGCAAGGTGGATTACGCCGCCTCGGTGGAGGCCGTGGACGAAATCGTGGCCTCGGCCGTACGCAATCCCAACACCCTGCTCTGTCTCTCCAAGCTCTCCCGCTTCGACGACTACACCTACTCCCACTGCATCAACGTCTCGGCCATCGCCGTGGTCTTCGGCGAGTACCTCGGCCTGAGTCATCACGACCTCAACCAGCTGGGCGTGGCCGGACTGATGCACGACCTGGGAAAGACCGCCGTGCCCGAGCGGATCATCAACAAGCGGGCCAGGCTCAACGACAACGAATTCGCGGAGATCAAGCGTCACCCGGAATACGGCTTCGAAATCCTGAAAAAGCAGGAGACCGTGCCCGACGAGATCCTGCTCGCAGTGCGCGACCATCACGAAAAATTCAACGGCAGCGGATATCCGGGCCACAGGACGAGGGAGGGGACGTCGCCGCTGGCGCGGATCATCTCCCTGGCCGACGTCTACGACGCCCTGACCAGCGACCGCTCCTACAAGGACGCCATCCTGCCCAATAAGGCCCTGGCCATCATGTACGGCATGCGCGGACAGGACTTCGACCCCCTTGAGGTCCAGAACTTCATCAAGTGCCTGGGCATCTTTCCTTCGGGCAGCCTGGTCAAGCTCTCCTCGGGATTCTACGGCGTGGTCTACGAGTCCAACCCGGCCCAACCGCTCCTGCCCAAGATCAAGATCATCCTGGATCAGGATCTGCACCCCATCCCCTCTGAACTGGTGGACCTGGCCGCGCGCCACGCCATGGGCGGAGAAGACCTGGAAATCCTGGAATGCGCGGACCCGGCTTCCTACCGGATCAACCTCAAACCGTACCTCACGCGGCGGAGATAG
- a CDS encoding flagellar brake domain-containing protein, with protein sequence MTPAQQQAAAAPEIKREEGSQTQATAVPENAKVIRVPGVQLDASPGKEVILRVPGSSQSYRGRIVGFDPYEFVIIKVRLPSALRRELANGRNVVVKYVHQGTVNGFMAQVENAITTPAPLLFIQYPNMVEKLALRSSKRKECNIDGVLHTTDDEVECLIVNASESGCKLSVRVGERDVLRQTRVDDALIVAMNLGSLGELKVAVAVKNLSREKGIMTMGCMFLDISKEEMGTIREYLDKISRHSL encoded by the coding sequence ATGACCCCAGCACAGCAACAGGCGGCGGCCGCGCCGGAGATAAAACGGGAGGAAGGCTCCCAGACTCAGGCAACCGCCGTTCCCGAAAACGCCAAGGTGATCCGGGTCCCTGGCGTCCAACTCGACGCCTCGCCCGGCAAGGAAGTCATTCTGCGCGTTCCCGGCAGCAGCCAAAGCTACAGAGGCCGTATCGTCGGCTTCGACCCCTATGAATTCGTCATCATCAAGGTCCGCCTGCCTTCGGCCCTGCGCAGGGAACTCGCCAACGGCCGCAACGTGGTCGTCAAATACGTCCACCAGGGAACGGTCAACGGGTTCATGGCCCAGGTCGAAAACGCCATCACCACGCCTGCCCCGCTGCTGTTCATCCAGTACCCGAACATGGTGGAAAAGCTCGCCCTGCGTTCCTCCAAGCGAAAGGAATGCAACATCGACGGCGTGCTGCACACCACCGACGACGAGGTGGAGTGCCTCATCGTCAACGCCAGCGAGTCGGGCTGCAAGCTCTCGGTCCGGGTGGGGGAACGCGACGTGCTCCGGCAGACCAGGGTGGACGACGCCCTGATCGTGGCCATGAACCTGGGCAGCCTCGGGGAACTGAAGGTAGCCGTGGCGGTAAAGAATCTCTCCAGGGAAAAGGGCATCATGACCATGGGCTGCATGTTTCTGGACATAAGCAAGGAAGAGATGGGCACCATCCGCGAGTATCTCGACAAGATTTCGCGCCACAGCCTGTAG
- the amrA gene encoding AmmeMemoRadiSam system protein A: MSEFRFELTDEEKAYLKDLVVQSISFGLHPSDGPFGPPEPPTDKLREELGAFVTLKLGGHLRGCIGNVQGSGELFRTVWNMAQSAAFQDPRFPPVSEHEFDALEYEISILGPIEPCPDPALVEVGRHGLIMSRHGRTGLLLPQVPVEWGWDRATFLAQTCVKAGLDPSAWEDPDTTILWFEAEVF; the protein is encoded by the coding sequence ATGTCCGAATTCCGCTTTGAACTGACCGACGAGGAAAAGGCATACCTCAAGGACCTGGTGGTCCAGTCCATCTCCTTCGGCCTGCACCCTTCGGACGGTCCCTTCGGACCGCCGGAACCGCCCACGGACAAGCTCCGCGAGGAGTTGGGTGCCTTCGTCACCCTCAAGCTGGGCGGCCACCTGCGCGGCTGCATCGGCAACGTCCAGGGCTCGGGCGAACTCTTCCGCACGGTCTGGAACATGGCCCAGAGCGCGGCTTTCCAGGACCCGAGGTTCCCCCCGGTCAGCGAGCACGAGTTCGACGCGCTGGAGTACGAAATCTCCATCCTCGGCCCCATCGAGCCCTGTCCCGACCCCGCTCTGGTCGAGGTGGGCCGCCACGGGCTCATCATGTCGCGCCACGGCCGCACCGGCCTGCTCCTGCCCCAGGTTCCCGTGGAGTGGGGCTGGGACCGGGCGACCTTCCTGGCCCAGACCTGCGTCAAGGCGGGGCTGGACCCCAGCGCCTGGGAAGACCCCGACACCACCATCCTCTGGTTCGAGGCCGAGGTCTTCTGA